The genomic region GGCTGTGTAAAGTGCCATCAGAAGTTTAACTTTTAAATACTGCTCTCTTATATCATTTCATTACATGCTTCTATGAGGTTACAATTTCTCCAAGAAAAGGTGTATCACAAGAACTAATTTCATTAAATGATCTTCATGATACTATTCTACCATTATGGTGAACATTTTTCAGACAGTTGTGGCCTTTTTGTACCATCCCTACTTGTTTTAGTGTATTTTTAACAGCATACCCTTGAGTTTGATGCCCAGCTTGGTGAGGGCCTCCTCCacactctgactctctctcttcctcatgAAGCCGTTGTCGATGTGAACTGCTATCACCTGGTCCTGGTTAAGAGCTTTGTTGAGAAGAGCTGTGCAAACTGTTGAGTCCACCCCTCCACTCAGCAGCACCTGAAGAATTTATCGGGAAAACGTCACAATTGTCCGGAAAGACATTTAGGTAGCCTTTGCTCTAGTCAACTGCATGTCCAGTTCGGTTCATGTTAGCCTGCCATTATATTCGTCATATTGTCTTTggcaacattttgtgttttgtgtcctcACAGGATGTAAAATATTAAGCACTATCTCAATCAAAACGGAAGAGATGACTGCAAGCCTTGACACTTCTTCACTTATAATTGGCTGACTACCAATTCTTGGGACTCACACAGACTGAAAATCCCACAATTGCCAAACAGGCACAAGACAACGGAGTAAAAACAGTGACATATGTATCCTTCCGACTGTagcagaggaagaaacagagTCTGCATGTCGTTCTTTAAATATAAATCCTGTGCTTTGAGTCCGTTTCCTACACTCATTTATCGCCTTCACACTCCCAAGAGATGGAGCCCAGTTTGAAAGCGCTCAGGGAGTCGACTACCTCTTTTCAGATAAAACAGGGTTTAATTTGAGAGTTTAATTGGTTCTACTTAACTTcccaccactgctgctgctgtcaccacTTACTGAGCAGCTACCACCACTCTGCAGCCCAGCTTCACACTTTTGGTCAAATTGTGCtgagaatttcttttttttctcccttgttTAAAATTGCTCTCTCTGCCCTAAAAATGATTCAGATACgaacacatacgcacacacacacacgcacgcacgcacacacgcacgcacacacacacacacacacacagacacgaaACTCTGTGCAGCTTCACTCACCAGCACTTTAGACTTGTCTACTTTTTCTCTGATCTCGTTGATGCAGGACTGTTGACGGTTCTGTACGGTGAAATTACTCGTGCATCCTGCGATCTCAAACAGGAAGGTCCGCAGCATCTCCATGCCTCTCTCTGTCAAGTCGACTTCAGGGTGAAACTGCATCCCATACAGCTTCTTCTGTTCGTTGGCAATCCctaaaggaggaaaaacaggtGTGATGCAGGACTCTTCACACTGAGATTTATTCTCTCAAAACTAGtataacaaaagacaaaattagGATTCACATAGATTCTTAAAATACAGATTAAACATTACGCTCAGGGGCTGCGCCAGATGTAAACAGAACTGTCTGAGGCTTTTCttgcacaaacaaacattacagctgttttttttaggaCGTGCACGCAAGTCTATGACCACAGTCTAATTTTAGATAATGTTAATCAGGGTCACAGCCTATCCTGCATGCTGCTCACCGGCAATGATGTTCCCTGATTGGGCCACTACTTTAAAGCCATCAGCCACTTTATCCACACTGTCTCCATGGGTCAGCAGGACCAGTTCCTCCTTCTGAAGGCCTCTGgtgagataaacacacacacacacacacacacacacacacacacacacacacacacacacacacacacacacacacacacacacacacacacacacacacacacacacacatcagaggAAGATGTATGGTACAACATCACACATAATAGCTATATGCATACAGGGCCAGCTTCACTGTGTACATGTGAGCTTGGTGTGAGGAGGACAGTAAAAAAAGACTGCAGCCATCCATTTTAGAATCTGCAGTATTTGTGTAACAACCAGGGAAAATATGTGACAGCTGGAATGCTCCTGCAGTTTATGTAGTAAACACAGTGCAGGGACAAACCCTGTTGAGCAGCATTTGTAACACCATTGAGCTTCAGGTAGAGTACATCATCTAAATGTCTTATAAAGTATAATGAGCTCACTTCTACAGTGTTTCACTGACGCTTTTCAAGAGATACTGGATGTTCAATTTGAGGCCTTGTATTCCAGCCATTAATTGCAACAAACACATCCCGGTCTCCCTCTCCTGAAGCTGCACGCACCGACAAACACCGGCTGATGCTGCCCagtcaaaaaaaatattctctATTGCCAAGCCCTAGTTTTTCTGTAGAGGGATGCTTTCTTCCTTCTACTTATGTTCTCTCTACACTGTATCAGGTCATGCTGCTCTTTCATAAATTCATTGTGAAGTTAAGAATGCAAGCATGTGTAAGGACGTGAAGGTCCAAGAAACCAAATGAACTAGTGTTAATAAAGAGACATGTGGTAAAATAATAACACATCCGAAGAAGATGTTCTGGTGATCCATATTACCTGAAGAGAGAACAAGTGTTGTCCAGACTAATACTGAACACTCCATCTTCCCTTACACTCTTTTTGTGTACAGTACCGCCAAAGACTTTATTCATCatctgtaaaacaaacacacagacccacacacacaaagcagagTTAAAACTTGGACACAAAGACCACATTTTAGTGTGATTCCAAAGATGCTACAGCTGCCTGCTGTTGGGAGAAATGTGCCAAAGAATGGACGGCTGCTGGTTTCAATTTCCAGACTAGCTGGGAAAATTGAGTGAGTGATGCTCTCATCTCCCTCAGCTAGTGACAAAGTGTCCTTGAAGAAGGCGGTGAAGTCCCAGCTGGCCCAGAAGAGCTGAACAGCAGCATGGAGCCAAGGGATAGTAATTGGTAGCTAGTCGGAGTGTATGTGTTAAACACAATCGTTCCCTTGAACAAAGGCGTTGGGGATGAAGGATGGGCTACTTAATCCCTACAAAAACCTCCCAGCACTGAATTTGATTGTGTGTATGCATTCATGTGCAAACCTACCTGCATCCCATAGCAAATCCCAAGGACAGGCTTTCCTATAGTGAATATGGCGGGGTCGAACCAGGGAGCATCTTCTGCATACACAGAGGCCGGACCGCCTGAAATGATTATTGCCCTAGGAACAGGATGAGAGACAACAATCAACAAAAGTCAGCATGGATTGACAGAACAGCGTAATAACAAGGCTATAAGGACAAAAACAATCATCAATGGTTAAATGCTTGTCACGCTTACCTGTAGCCCTGCTCTCTGAGAGCAAAGGCTGGAGTCTCTAAAGGGAGGATCTCAGAGCGGACACACAGCTCTCGCACCCGTCTGTCAATCACCTTGCCATACTGGGCCCCAGCGTCCAGGATCGCCACCGCCCCCTCACATGACCCATTCTGCTCTGCACTGCTGATCTCCAGCTGTGGAAACACacattcagaaaaacacacattgtcTTGTTGAAAGTGCTTGCATAGTTTGTGCTGATCCGAGCGGATGGAAAAGCCCACATTCAAATGAGTGTTTGCTACGTGACGAGCACACAAAAAGATAAAAGTCTTAGAGCTGCATTTAGTGTGGATACTTTGGCTGTGGTTCTTGCGTGGGGTGGTGTAAGGTAACCCACTCCTTCTAGACTTCACCACGACCTGCCCGTGCAAAACGTGATTCAATAAGGACTAACAAAATTATGGACATGTGAGCTCCAATAAAGACCATCATTCTTGTGAAACCTGCTGTAACCATTCAGCCCATCAGCAGAATCACATGAAACCCACAAGTTAGTTAAAGATTATTAGTGCGAAGGACCTTGGATCATCCTTCAAGCCTGCTCAAACTCTAGCAGGATATTCTATTTCCACCCAAGGCTTTGGCTCAACTCTGTATGCCTGGGTGTTATTTTTATAAACATATGCGCAGATCAAACTCGGATAAACGAGACTGGGCACAAGAAAAATAGAGAAGCCAGATCACTGACATCTTAATAATCTccatacaaaacaaaactgggTAGATGAGAAACATGATCCCACGTGGTTAGTAGAAACACTTCCGCCGTAgatgtttctaaaaaaaaaaaaaaaaaaaaaacttgcactGAACATGCTACCCATCACATCTGACACAAAGTACACTGAGGTGCCATCGTTAAAACGAtcgcagcagctccagcagtaTATTCACAAGAAAAACAGTCGACAGTTTTGCAGCAAACTTTACCAAATCAGCTGGTAACAGGGCAGCAGCGGCTCCAGTTGTCAGACCGGTAACCGCAAGTTGGCTCATCCTAGCTTAGATGTTAGCAAACCTGTCAGTTAACGCAACGTTAGCTTCAAGTGTGTGACAGCAGCCGTGTGAAATAAATTACTTTGCCACAAGCTTAATGTCACTTCACAGAATGAACGCCAGAGCTAACATAACACAATACTTTCGGTTGGTAGCACAGAAAATTACACATTCTGGCTGCCCGGCTAAAGCTAGCTAACGAAATTACCCATGTAGCATGCTAGCTTACAGATGGTATAAACAGCGGCTAGTAATCAGCATTAGCATTCGGCTGGCTAACTTAGCGGGGCTATGCTAAAACCCACGCGGTGCTTGGAGGTAAAGGGTCTTGTGGGGGGGAGAATCCATCATAAGAAGGCAGCCACGTTTATTGGCTAAATATGATAAAGATTTTATTTATGCTACACATCATATAGATGTCCTGTCCGGTTCGTTAGCAGCTATGAGCAACATGTTAATGTAACACTGCAACAGGCATACACACAACAGCGTACTCATTGCTCGTCAGTAAACTGGTGGTAACGTTACATGCTCTCTAACTTTCACCCCCCGAGGTACACACAGGCCGTAATtaaccggggggggggggctacaCCAGCAACCGGAGTCCTAACACCGAGTCAACCGGGCTACCCAGTAGCGGGGGAGCGGGTGCTCCCCGCTCCACTGACCTTGCTGTCTCCGTTGCACAGAGCCATGGAGGACTGCCGTGTTGTGGAATGAGCTCTCCCCTTCGCCTCGGTGTCCCAGGTCTCACACAGAGGGAGCTACTGGTTAGCTCCTGGCTCAGCACGCCGACTACCGTTTCAACAGCAGATCGGGTTTGTCGGTTTGAAGACTGGGCTGTCACAGTCTCCCCTCCTCCGTCTGGGGTATAACTTTCACACAGGGAACAGACTCaataaatgtgtctgtgtgtggagggTGGAGCACAAAGTTGAGTccgaaaaaaaagaagatgagtGTGGCCTCACGGGGGCTGGACTTAAGACTGCATAGTGGAATAAGTCCGAGGAGAAAATGATGATGGGTGGATGACACTGGCTGCTTGTTTTATGTTCACATGGGATCTGGAGTTCAGTGGTAAACATATGTCAGAGAGAATCTTTCAAAACATCTGTAGCTGTGGTTACCCAAAGCAAAATAACagttgaatgtttttgtttgaagaTATTTGAATAATACAGGAATGTGTCCTGTGTGACATGGATTAACATTTTGTATCACACAGTAGTACATTTTGTATTGTGGGATCAATACTTATAACAACATTTTATggaaactaattaaaaaaagaaaataaaaaaaaaagcctgtagATTAAAAACTCCAGATGgcagtgtctgtttttttttgttgttgttgtttttggcttATCCAGTGAATCTGACAAACGAAGCTCTTAATGAGCACTTCATCCtacaaattcaaaatgagcATTTAACAATCCAGCTAAATTATTCGCAACGATGGAGACAATGGCCTGATAAAGACAGGAGGTATTAAACAGATGGATCTAGTCCTGAGGTATATGATGTTATATCAACAAACCCTAGTGATGGAATGTGactaacacattttaatattcacaattttaatttgtttttccacgactgaataaacaagctgttctcagaggaaaatacggTCCCgacaacactgtttgaagctagaaaggtggcagggtccgccaaatataaacaaagtaaaacagtgtgcagTTGTATTGTCCTTTAACGTCCGCATGTGTATTCAGTCATGATAattaagagtttgtttatttaatttagagatCTCTCTTTTCATATCACATGCAGCAGAGCCAAAtgagtgcatttttaaattaacttATTTTATCGACAATCGGAAAAAActgattccaataatcagaGAGATGCTAAATGTCATCTGATGACTGGCCAGGCCGTTAAGCAGTTGACCCATAGTACAGACTATACTGCCtgcatacatgtaaatatatgtataatttactttatGTGTACATTTGATACTTGGGTTTTGCTATAAAATTAtctttgatacttaagtacatttaatatcggATGCCTTAACTTTGACTCAAGTACTGTTTGTACAAGTGACTTTCATTTTCACCAAAGTATGAGTTTTAGGTACTTTGTACAACAATGCTGCACACTGTAAAAAACTCCAATGATGGAGAAGGCCCAGTTGATATGCagtctgtaaacacactgaatactACAGAGCGTAATACGTCAGAGGCAGCAAGTATGTGAGAATAAGCCTCTGTACTTTAACACATCTACTCTACTATATGTTCCACGTGGGCTACGTATGTTGAggacttttattattttcatgtgtttttcccAAATTACAACATACgttgaacatattttttttcctttgataaTGTAGTTGCAGTCTCAATATTTCCTCgacataaaaaatgtgttacatgCTTCAACCTTGAAATCCCCGAAAATTAAAGAGGAATGTCACAACAGAGACTCAGTTAGTCAGATAGACGGATGTCAAATTCCACCGTGTGCAGAGCGAGTTTGTTGTTCTCAGTTTTAAACAGTTAATGTTTGAAACGTGTTCATCTATCTGGGAATGGATAATGAAAAGTGGGTAAAAAAATGACCTTTTTCAAAGCAGAATTTGGCCTGGTCACGCACAGGTGTAACTTATTACATTATAAAATGCTTCACAGCAGTAATTGCTATAACAAAGCCATCGTTAATGTTAATGGCTCCAGCTGTGCGGTCCATGCTAtgacaaatcaaaatgtttgcTGTAAACCCAATTCTCATTTACttagtaaaaataaagaaacagggCTGCTCGGATGGTAACAAGGCTCTCAAGACTAGATGACTCTTTTCTAACATTTATTAAGGGAAGGCCTGACCAGAAACACTGGGAGAGGATAGTCAGATGTGACAGTACCAGCGCCATCATGTGGAAAATGTAATGAATAACGCTTCATAAAACAGACAACGATTACCAGGATTGTAAGAATGGGAACAAAATACAgatttctgattggctggtaaGTGTGCCTTAAACTGTAACCATTGTCCTAAAGCAGTGCACAAAGAACATTTATCGGCCCATAGCAGCAGAACTTCCTCTTCAGTTGAAACAGACTGAAATATTAGTGTGGCTGGATGATTCCAGCAGGGACTTCAGGTTCCTATTTACCTTAAGGCCCCTATCGACTTTTCAGTGactattcagattcagatttctCAATTAATCAGATTACCACAAACTAACTAAGACGTTAATACAGGCACTTTTGGGGCTCAAAGCAGATGCCCACTTTTCCCAGCTAGTAATTCAGCCTTGAAAATAagttaataaattaaaaacTTTAGTTAAACCCTAATAAGTTCAACAGTATCTTCTGTTCTGAAATAGAGAAACATTAAGCTTTATTATTTTCCTAAACACTTTTTCGCTTACATTGATGGTCTTGCATGGTTACAACTGCAGCCTCACAGTGCTCCTGCTATCACATGCTGAACAACCCAAATATGCCTGTGCGTTGTCACATGCCATCTGTGGGGATAAATGGCTTCACATGCACTCATAAGCAACCACAAGGCAGAGCGTGCCGTTATTCATTACCTCTGGATAAAATGTAGTGTAATGTGTGCACCAGGACCCTTTCCGAAGGAGGAGAAGGTTTCTGCAGAGTTTTCAGAGATATCATAcatgatatatgatatatgatgCACCTTGAAGTCACTATTCAGGAACTCAGAATCAggaataaatgataaataatgtcaCAGGCAATGATAACATCGGGCCATTATTTAAGGATTTGTGTATAGAAGATTACTCATCACCAAGGTTCCATATAAAAATATCATTATCAGACAATACTGAGAGATGCATAAGTAACACTAGAGCCACATAGGGCTTTTTCCAGTATTGAGACATATAATCTATGTGTACGCAAGGAAAATCCTCAGGTAAAGTGCTTTTGTTGTGCCAATCACATTTGAAGAGGAAGTCCAAATGGTATTTACTGTCTATAGCTGGAAGTCTCAGATATCAGATATCATTCCTGTCCTAGTTTGTTCAACACCATTGTTTTACATCACAAGACGTGACCACAGTCATAAACTTTAAAGGTTCTATATACAACATTCAGTAACATCAATAGCAATTTCAACAAATCAAATTCACATTGTCTGTAACCACTAGTTAACTATCGTGCCTACACTAGCCTGTAAGGTTATTTAACCATCAGGTTAGTTGCTTTTTGAGAAGAGGAAAAACCAGCAgtttggaagaagaagaagtacgTAACGAtaagtgtctgaatgaggggCCTTTCTCGaggcctgtctgcctgtctcttACATTTGATGGCATGGTGATATACTGTATTTGTTCAGTGgtttgtttgatatttcaaaTTCTCTCTGTTAATGGTCCTCCTGTGAATCTAAAATAACATACCAGTGAAAGGATGCAGTGTATCTTTGTATCTGTGGGGTCATGACACTGTTTTAATTGCGCTGGTTAATCCGCGTTTCCTGGAACGCCTCCTTTAATCATGCCCCAAAGGATCATTATCACATGTCacttatgtatgtgtgtgtgtgtgtcacgcgCGTGTGTTTGTATGCGAGGACCATTTCTTAACAGCCCACCGCTGACGTGAGATCATTTGACTTGTGAGGACATATTTGTccagttttgaaaatgtgtgatatgggctaaaaagtgtattttcttGAATGTCTTGTCTTCGAGTGTTATATTGTCATTCCAATAGCATTTTCTACCTGATATTGTCCGTCTAGTATTAATTACACGATTATCGTGCTTTCTTCCTGTATGACTGCGCACTTGCACTGAAACGGAACTCCGTTCAATCGCTTTGGACACGTCAGCTGTGGGCGCCGGACACATCTAGACGACGCACACGCCGCGCTTCCTGGTTCTTCAGTGTTGATGTTCGCCGATGTAATCTAATTGAAGTCATACGGTAGTACTTTTTCACGTGTTTCTCGCCTTTGTTAAGATGCCACCTGTGTGTAATTGAATAAACGTCGATTCAAATCGATTTTCTCGTTGATTGTTTCTGTAATTCAGCCGTGTGTGAGCTCTTGTCTGATTTGGCATGCTGTCATCTTCACCAGGTATGCATGAATCCAGCCGCTGCTTGTGTAATTTCACTTTGCTTTTTTCACCTCGTGAACGTCCTTTGTGTGTCTTTATATTGACCCCAATTAATCGACTGAAATGTATATGTTTTTTGTCGTattgttcatgtttgtgtttgatgtcCTTTGTGTCTGGGCTAACGGAACAGATGGTCACGTTAAGGTGACAGGTCACAaacagtggttctcaaacttgGAGGCCATGGAGCCACATTAGGCCATATGAAGTGGAACTAAAGTGAATGAATTAGATATAAGTACGGAGATTATACAAACAAGAGTTTGTCTATTCCATGGTGCTGACCTTAAATTAACTTCGACCCTTATTTATCAGATGCTTCCCCTGCCATTGTTAATGATTGCTAAAAATTGTGAGGTCAGAGATGTGAACTTCTTTCAGGTCTTGAAGAAAatgtttgagaaccactgagtAAACACATTCATGGATTTATCTGCTCCATAGTTAACCTTAATTGGTTTCTGACTGATGGTGTCAGTGAGCTAAACAGTGATTCTGGACACATTTTATTAGTTAATCACTTGTTTAACACAATGAACATTCAGTTTTTCTCTATTCCTGGTACAGTACTTACTGTACAGTTTGAACTACAAAGTTCTATAAATCGTGGGACTTCTTAGATTGAACACAATCCTGCAATTGTTGTGGGCCATTGGATGTCTCGCAATCGCCTTTCACCCAAATAACTATTTGCCACAGTTTTTGATTTTCTTACAGACTGTCAGTGTGCATTCTGTATGCAATACCAATATTAAACATGTCTGTCACTCATTATTGTAGTCAGAAACTCACTTGGTCAATTCTGATTCAAATGACCCAGTGAGACAAGAATAATGAATGTGAGACATTTTTAATATGTGCAATGCTTCAGTTGATATGTCCCTGCTAGGAGCTCACTGAATGTTTATGtactttgtacttttatttgatAGTATCTTCTATTCTTGTGCTGAGCCACCTGTTTGTCCATAACGTTTTATATTGCTCCCATTACACATCCCGTGTTGCTTTccggaaaacaaaacaaaaaaaatgaaaatctaaaCTGGATTCAAGTGATTGAAAATATGAATCCTTTGCAGATTTGCTGAGGGCACAGCAGGTTTGATGCCCACTGCTCCAACATGGAGCACCAAGATTTGACCACACACAAGAACGGGCGGCAGAGGAAGCTGGCGGGTGCCACCGTCGCGAGGGACATGGACAGGGGAGAGACAAGCTCCTCTGAGCCAGAAGtggaagaggaagcagagggtCTCATCAGAGGGTCAGACTCTGAGGACAGGAGGCACAGAGTCCGGCCCGGAATCCGAGGCGAGTTGGGGAACATTttgcttcttcttttcctttacGTGCTGCAGGGGATTCCTCTTGGACTGGCTGGTAGCATACCGCTTATCTTACAGGGTAAGAGCGTCAGCTACAAGGAGCAAGCCTTCTTCAGCTTCGTCTTCTGGCCGTTCAGTCTGAAGCTCCTCTGGGCACCGCTGGTGGATGCTCTCTACTTCAGCCAGTTTGGTAGAAGGTAAGAAAGACGTGTGTACTGTTAATGCTGATGTGTGGATTAGTTTCCTGATCATTTCTAATTCCACCTCTCACCTGTCCCGCAGAAAGTCCTGGCTGGTACCCACACAGTACCTGCTGGGCCTCTTCATGCTCTACCTTTCTATGTCGGTCAATTCAATGCTGCAGAGTGAGGGAGGACCGAAAATTGTAACCCTTACTGGAGTCTTCTTCATGCTGGCCTTCCTGGCAGCCACACAGGTAGATGCCCGTCAACACTgtgacatgaaaacacactcaGGAAGTGAAGTTCTTCAATGGTTGTATCTTCTCTTCCCATCAGGACATAGCTGTTGATGGCTGGGCTCTGACCATGTTATCCAGGGAGAATGTGGGCTATGCTTCTACATGCAATTCTGTGGGCCAGACAGCTGGCTACTTCCTAGGGAATGTGCTTTTTCTGGCTCTGGAGTCTGCAGACTTCTGCAACAAATACCTCAGAATAGAGCCCAAGGACACGGGCATTGTCACCCTGTCAGGTATCCACATTCCCTGAGAGAAgaacaagtaaaaaaataacagttttgtgATGTTTTACAACAGAACTGTAATTGGTGCTTTCCGTACTTCTGCTGCAGACTTCTTGTTCTTTTGGGGAGTGGTGTTCCTGATTTCCACAACGTTGGTGGCCATCATGAAAAGGGAAAATGACCACGGCAGAGGAAAAGGGAGAGTCCAACAGGAGGAGACACAGGGCGTCATGGAAACCTACAAGCTGCTGTTCTCCATCATCAAGATGCCCACAGTCTTCACCTTTTGTTCCCTGCTCCTCACCGCTAAAGTACTTCACCGTTCCTCCATGAATATTCGGTTTACCTCTGAAGTACAACTTGTTTGCGCCATGAATTAAAGATGTATCCCTGTGTTTCAGATGGGCTTCTCTGCAGCAGATGCAGTGACAGGCCTGAAGCTGGTGGAGGCTGGAGTTCCCAAGGAGCAGCTGGCGTTGCTGGCAGTGCCCATGGTGCCTCTACAGATCCTACTACCTGTGATCATCAGTAAATACACAGCAGGGCCCAGACCTCTCGATGTCTTCTACAAGGCCTTCCCTTTCAGGttgtgacacacacatacagacacagaaaACCACACACTCCCTCAATGAACTAAaagctgacagttgttttgcgATTGCAGGTTGCTCATAGGACTGGAGTATGCTCTGCTGGTTTGGTGGACCCCCAGTGTGAAACAAGAAGGAGGGTTTCCTGTTTACTATTACGCCATAGTGCTGCTTAGCTACGCATTGCACCAGGTTTGTTTTTTCCGTTACTCTCTTTAATGTCTTCTTTTCTCATCATTTCTGATTGTCGCCCAGTCATTATCGCAGTTTTGTGAATGGAAACTGGCACAAAAGTGAGCACAAAAGGCAATTGATCTATGTAATTATGTTATCTAGAGCCAAACTGACATATAAGTCAGTCAGTTTTATCAGCTGATATTGGTCTACCACAGATATATTGCTATCAGTATACTCTATATGTTGTCCGATATATTTTCTATaagtaaacttttttttatcagaacatATTGCAGATGTTTGCATTGGCTCCATAAATCCAGTATCAATCAGGTTCTGATGTAATCTATTAACGTGCTTGTTAATGAGTATGTTGTAGAGAATATTTACACATGCATAAAGGCCATCAAGTGTTAAGATGTTTAGCTTTTTCTCCTCGCAACCATgtctcatttcctgtctttgcCCCTAGATGTCACTGTGCAACAAGAAAATCTAAAATGCCAGGGACAGGAAAATCattgtcttttttaatttatcttttaaTATGTCATGAAAATCATTGTGACAGACATGTAGTTCTTTGGCTTAGAAATAGTTGATAATACATATTATTTTTCAGGCTCTTGGATTCttgttcacaaaaaaacaaaatgtatgagATCAGACTAAAATCTATAAATGTCACAAGTTAAGGAATGGATCATCTTCAACAAATGTTCCTCCATGTTGCCAACCCAGGTGGCGTTGTACAGCATGTACGTGGCCTGCATGGCCTTCCACGCCAAAGTGAGCGACCCCCTAATCGGCGGGACCTACATGACGCTGCTGAACACAGTCAC from Sparus aurata chromosome 2, fSpaAur1.1, whole genome shotgun sequence harbors:
- the slc33a1 gene encoding acetyl-coenzyme A transporter 1 — translated: MEHQDLTTHKNGRQRKLAGATVARDMDRGETSSSEPEVEEEAEGLIRGSDSEDRRHRVRPGIRGELGNILLLLFLYVLQGIPLGLAGSIPLILQGKSVSYKEQAFFSFVFWPFSLKLLWAPLVDALYFSQFGRRKSWLVPTQYLLGLFMLYLSMSVNSMLQSEGGPKIVTLTGVFFMLAFLAATQDIAVDGWALTMLSRENVGYASTCNSVGQTAGYFLGNVLFLALESADFCNKYLRIEPKDTGIVTLSDFLFFWGVVFLISTTLVAIMKRENDHGRGKGRVQQEETQGVMETYKLLFSIIKMPTVFTFCSLLLTAKMGFSAADAVTGLKLVEAGVPKEQLALLAVPMVPLQILLPVIISKYTAGPRPLDVFYKAFPFRLLIGLEYALLVWWTPSVKQEGGFPVYYYAIVLLSYALHQVALYSMYVACMAFHAKVSDPLIGGTYMTLLNTVTNLGGNWPSTVALWMVDPLTSKECQGAVGQSCGSPAEAGLCVKEGGACVTTLDGYYVESVVCVVIGLAWWVWLGKKMRRLQEQSPAAWRCRVNQ